From the Planktothricoides raciborskii GIHE-MW2 genome, the window TCAATTAGCATTAATTGACTTTGGTTCAGTGCGCGAAGTCACCGGCACTTATTTAGCAAAAATGGGCGTGGGACATCGCGGAACGGTGATTGCTTCCAAAGGCTATGCGCCCCCAGAACAAGAAAATGGTCATCCCGTCCCCCAATCAGATTTTTTTGCTTTGGGACGGACTTTTGTGCATTTACTCACGGGTAAACATCCCCTGGAATTTTATGACCCCTGCACTGATACTTTGCAATGGCGAAATTCGGCTCCGAAAATTTCTCCATTCTTGGCAGATTTTATTGACTATCTGATTTCTCGCTTGCCCGGAAATCGGCCTCAAAACACCCATGTTATTCTCCAGCAATTAACAGAAATTGAAAAAAATATAACAGTCAAAAACAACTTTTTATTTTATTATCCTTTATTATATCAAGGTTTGCCAAAAGCAAAACCCTGGAAAAAACCGAACCTAAAATCTAAAAAATTGGCTGTTGCCACAGTTTTATTAATTGGTATAGTGGGCTACTTAGAAGTCAATATATATAAATATATCCGGGCTAATTTAACTGAAAATAATTCGACAGAATCGCCATTGTCAACATCACCGTTGCCGCATAAAAATGATAATAAATTTGAGACAATTCAACCTCCTCAGATGCCGGAAAAAAGTCTCACAGATAACCGGGAAGTTTCTCCGGTTAAAACTGCGCCTTTGGCTAGGGCAATGCTTAATGTCACGGCGGCAATATCGCCCCAAAAACCGGGTTCTGAATCTAATAAAAAACCAGCGATTGCCAAAAGTATTGCTTCAGCAATTACCCCCAATTTATCAGACAAAAATATTTCTTTATATAAAACCTTATCTGGACACGATCAAGATGTTCAATCGGTGGCAATTACCCCCGATGGCACAGAAATTGCCAGCGGCAGTTTTGACGGCACGATAAAAATTTGGAACCTGAAAACCGGCGAACTGATGCAAACGCTAACCGGACATTCTGATGCGGGGGAAATTGTTTCTTCCATTGCCATTAGTCCTGATGGTAAAATATTAGTCAGTAGCACTAATAGTTACGGAGGCAATATTAAAATTTGGGATTTATCCAGTGGCTTGTTATTAGCGACTTTAAACGCCCAACAAGTTGGGGTTTCTGTGGTGGCGATTAGCCCGGATAGCCAATTCTTAGCTAGTGGGGGGTATGATGGCACAATTCAACTTTGGAACTTGGCATTAGGCGAAGAAATTGGCACATTTTCGGGGCATTTGGGCCGGGTATTTTCCGTGGCGTTTAGTCCCAATGGTCAAGTCCTCGCCAGTGGGGCAGAAGATGGTTCCGTTCATCTATGGAATTTAAACCAAATTCAAGGAAAAGTTGGCTTTAATCTTCAGCCCGATCGCCGCTTATTGGGACATATTGGTATCGTGCATTCGGTTGTATTTAGTCCCGATAGTCAGCGGTTAGCCAGTGGCAGTGCGGATAAAACTATTAAACTTTGGCAAGTAGAAACCGGAGAAGCGATCGCCACTTTAGCTAGTCATTCTGGCAGTATGCTATCCGTTGCCATTAGTCCCAATGGGCAAATTTTAGCCGGTGGCAGCTTACTCGGTCGCATTAAATTGTGGAATCTTGATACTGGAGAAGTGATTGATACTTTATCGGCGCATTCCCGATGGGTGGAATCGGTAGTTTTTAGCCCCGATGGTCATATCCTTGCCAGTGGCAGCAGCGATCGCACCGTAAAAATTTGGGACTTAGAAAAATCTCCTCGTTAATCATTCCCCAACCGCTGAAATATCCACTAATTTTTTCTGATTCATATCCACCACATAATGTAAACCATAATAACGATTTGACCAGCGATCGAATGCCAAATATTTCTCATCAGTCCAAGCTAGATTCGTAAAAGGACGCCAAGACAGAGGAATTCCTTGAATCTGATAAAATTTGCCCGTAGTCATATCTTCAATAAATATCTGTTCTTGGCAGCCCTTACCGTCAGACAAAGCTTGACAAATCGTAAACGCTTGATAAGTCTGTTCTGGATTCACCGTAATATTATCCCGTTCCTGGTTGGGTAATAAGGAAATTTCCACAATTTTTATCTCTTGTTGTATCTCTTGTTGTATCTCTTGTTGTATCTCTTGTTGTATCTCTTGTTGTATCTTTTGTTCTATCTTTTGTTCTATCTTTTGGGTCAGGGCTTCAAACCCTTGGCTACTCTGTACCGGAATCGCCGATAAGTCATTCGGGTTAATGCCCGGGGTCAACGTCGCCGAAGCCTCACTCCCATAGAGAACCAAGAGAAAACACCTGAACAACAACAACCCGCATAACCCCCAGGGGATAAATTCAATCCGGTGAAAAATTTGATCAAAGTCAACATGGTCTTGTCGGTGGAAAAATTTTAAATTCATCACAATTCACCAGCACATTCAGATCGATCGCATCCATTTTATCGATTCTGCCGCCGATCTTGATATTGAGCGATCGCTCTCGATCGGGTTCGCCTCTCAGCCACCCCGCTGACAGTGCTATCTTGACAGAACAACCGATCGCTCACCCTGAATTATCATCTGTATTATGAATGGACATATCCTGCTGGTAGAAAATGAAGTAAAGCTGGCTCAGTTCATTGAACTAGAACTAAAATATGAAAACTACCAAGTCACTGTAGCCCCAAATGGCATATCAGGACTGAAAGCCGCCCAAGAATTGAACCCGGATCTGGTGATTCTGGATTCCATGTTGTCGGGACTCTCAGGATTAGAACTGTGTCGCATTTTGCGAACCAACGGCAATATGGTGCCGGTAATTTTATTAACCCCTAAAGATGATGTACCCGCTCGCGTAGCGGGTTTAGATGCGGGGGCTGATGACTATATACTCAAACCCGTCAGCACAGAAGAACTCCTAGACCGAATTCGGACTTACCTCCGACGCACTCAAGAAGATGACCCAGACAGATTAACCTTTGCGGATCTGAATCTCAACCAACGAACTCGTGAAGTGTTTCGCGGCGGCAGATTAATCGAACTGACGGCCAAAGAGTTTGACCTGTTAGAATACCTCATTTCTCATCCCCGCGAAGTCCTCAGCCGGGAGCAAATTCTCGCAAATGTCTGGGGTTATGATTTTATGGGCGATTCTAATATTATTGAGGTCTATATTCGCTATTTGCGATTGAAACTAGAGGCCAAAAATGAAAAGCGTCTGATTCAAACCGTGCGGGGAATCGGCTATGTGTTGCGAGATTAGGTAAATCGGGATATTTTCGAGATATTTTCGGAATATTTTCGGCGTATTTTCGGGGTATTTTCGGCGGTTTATGACAGATCCGTGCTGATTTTTTTGCCCTAAAGTCTAGTTAAGCAAATAAATTTTACTCAGTTCTGGTTTTTTCCCAACCTTCAGGCTATCGATAGGAAAAATTATGGGAAAAAGCCGGTTTCTTTTTTTGGCTCTAATTTTTATAGCAGTTATTTAATATATGAGTTTTAAATCACTATCTATAAATATGCAAATATTTTCATATTCATAGTTTTTAAGAAATTTAAGCAGAAAAATAATCACCAAAATTTCTAAAAGTTAAATCTTTATAAAAATTCAGCAGTTCAGGTAATTTTTGCTGTTAGGCTACTAAATCAGGCAGAATCAAAAAATTGCTCCCCAAATCATTGCTCACCAAATCATTATCGGCCAAAGCAATCAGAGAAATTTTGGCTCGATCCTGTAGAAAGATGAAAGGGCGATTTCACCAAAATCTGTCAGATAGTTCCAGTAGTTTTTATTAATAGATTGTTCAGGAAGTTTATGGCACCAATAAATTCGCTTCCTAATTTTAAGTTACCTCCAGAACTGATCGATATTCTCCAATCCTGCCCCGGTTTTACCTTTGCCTCAAACGTCGAGGAACTGATCGACTTGGCGGTTCGGGATGCGGAGTTCAATATCTTAATGCCCGGTTATCACGAAGTAGCATACGAAGTTCCCAATCGGGGCAAAGTAGTTGAAGCGGTGGTATGCAAAGTTAAAAATGGTATCTGCGCTAACTATACCGAGCCCTATATGCGACGGCGCGATCCCGATTGTATGGTGATTGGTGACGACCAACCCACCAATAAAAAGACCTTTAATTCCCGGTATGGCTTTGATTTTGACACCCTGCGATCGCAGACTTTTGAATGGCTGAAAACCCAGGAACTGGCCTTATTTGTTTTCGTGGCTGGGGTTCAAGGCAAAGGACCGGAGATCGTAGTTGTGGCACCGGC encodes:
- a CDS encoding serine/threonine-protein kinase; protein product: MSYCINPNCPKPSDPLNANNRICRQCGTELLIAGRYRVTKLLGEGGFAKTYEVDDRGFAKVLKVLQLKEPKAIALFKQEANVLQKLRHPGIPRVEPQGYFTVKMRASKMSIHCLVMQKIYGQNLEEWLGDRGNYPITQEEAIDWLKQMTDILQEVHRWQFFHRDIKPTNIMLQPNGQLALIDFGSVREVTGTYLAKMGVGHRGTVIASKGYAPPEQENGHPVPQSDFFALGRTFVHLLTGKHPLEFYDPCTDTLQWRNSAPKISPFLADFIDYLISRLPGNRPQNTHVILQQLTEIEKNITVKNNFLFYYPLLYQGLPKAKPWKKPNLKSKKLAVATVLLIGIVGYLEVNIYKYIRANLTENNSTESPLSTSPLPHKNDNKFETIQPPQMPEKSLTDNREVSPVKTAPLARAMLNVTAAISPQKPGSESNKKPAIAKSIASAITPNLSDKNISLYKTLSGHDQDVQSVAITPDGTEIASGSFDGTIKIWNLKTGELMQTLTGHSDAGEIVSSIAISPDGKILVSSTNSYGGNIKIWDLSSGLLLATLNAQQVGVSVVAISPDSQFLASGGYDGTIQLWNLALGEEIGTFSGHLGRVFSVAFSPNGQVLASGAEDGSVHLWNLNQIQGKVGFNLQPDRRLLGHIGIVHSVVFSPDSQRLASGSADKTIKLWQVETGEAIATLASHSGSMLSVAISPNGQILAGGSLLGRIKLWNLDTGEVIDTLSAHSRWVESVVFSPDGHILASGSSDRTVKIWDLEKSPR
- a CDS encoding response regulator transcription factor, with amino-acid sequence MNGHILLVENEVKLAQFIELELKYENYQVTVAPNGISGLKAAQELNPDLVILDSMLSGLSGLELCRILRTNGNMVPVILLTPKDDVPARVAGLDAGADDYILKPVSTEELLDRIRTYLRRTQEDDPDRLTFADLNLNQRTREVFRGGRLIELTAKEFDLLEYLISHPREVLSREQILANVWGYDFMGDSNIIEVYIRYLRLKLEAKNEKRLIQTVRGIGYVLRD